A section of the Deinococcus hopiensis KR-140 genome encodes:
- a CDS encoding pilin: MTCILVVLALGFFVLWPSFTCACRRIPPDSPARSLLVQAINAAEDHRSTSGTYFKVATDCRNSELLNITSFPATVTACRIQQTPNGTYGYVTSSTMDKSYQFDGTFIAQGSAAMPSSMP; the protein is encoded by the coding sequence ATGACCTGTATCCTCGTGGTCTTAGCTCTCGGGTTCTTCGTGTTGTGGCCCTCCTTCACATGTGCCTGTCGTCGTATTCCTCCCGATTCTCCCGCTCGGAGCTTGCTGGTCCAAGCCATTAACGCCGCTGAGGATCACCGCTCCACCAGTGGTACCTACTTCAAGGTCGCCACCGACTGCAGGAACAGCGAATTACTCAACATCACGTCCTTTCCTGCCACCGTAACGGCGTGCCGGATTCAGCAAACGCCCAACGGAACCTACGGCTATGTCACTTCCAGTACCATGGATAAGTCCTACCAGTTCGACGGCACCTTCATTGCTCAGGGCTCTGCCGCCATGCCCTCCAGCATGCCTTAA